One genomic region from Lynx canadensis isolate LIC74 chromosome E1, mLynCan4.pri.v2, whole genome shotgun sequence encodes:
- the ACOX1 gene encoding peroxisomal acyl-coenzyme A oxidase 1 isoform X3 produces the protein MAALLQRIGDNWHLRPDGNGPRFVHRGRPEPLDLHLGMFLPTLLHQATAEQQERFFMPAWNLEIIGTYAQTEMGHGTHLRGLETTATYDPETQEFILNSPTVTSIKWWPGGLGKTSNHAIVLAQLITKGKCYGLHAFIVPIREIGTHKPLPGITVGDIGPKFGYDEMDNGYLKMDNYRIPRENMLMKYAQVKPDGTYVKPVSNKLTYGTMVFVRSFLVGEAARSLSKACTIAIRYSAVRHQSELKPGEPEPQILDFQTQQYKLFPLLATAYAFQFVGAYMKETYHRINEDIGQGDLSELPELHALTAGLKAFTSWTTNAAIEACRMACGGHGYSHCSGLPNIYVNFTPTCTFEGENTVMMLQTARFLMKSYDQVHSGKLMCGMVSYLNDLPSQRIQPQQVAVWPTVVDIDSPDSLTEAYKLRAARLVEIAAKNLQNEVIHRESKEVAWNLTSIDLVRASEAHCHYVVVKLFSEKLLKIQDKSIHTVLKNLCLLYCLYGVSQKAGDFLQGGIMTESQITQVNQRIKELLTVIRPDAVALVDAFDFQDVTLGSVLGRYDGNVYENLFEWAKKSPLNKAEVHESYHKYLKPLQSKL, from the exons TTTTGTGCACCGAGGGCGGCCTGAGCCTCTGGATCTTCACTTGGGCATGTTCTTGCCTACTTTACTTCACCAGGCAACCGCGGAACAACAGGAGCGCTTCTTCATGCCCGCCTGGAACTTGGAGATCATTGGCACTTATGCCCAGACAGAGATGGGCCATG GAACTCATCTCCGAGGGTTGGAAACCACAGCCACTTACGACCCTGAAACTCAGGAGTTCATTCTCAACAGCCCTACCGTGACCTCCATCAAGTGGTGGCCGGGTGGAC TTGGAAAGACCTCAAATCATGCGATAGTTCTTGCCCAGCTCATCACAAAGGGCAAGTGCTATGGATTACATGCCTTCATCGTACCGATTCGTGAAATTGGGACCCATAAGCCTTTGCCAG GTATTACTGTTGGCGATATTGGCCCCAAATTTGGCTATGATGAGATGGATAATGGCTACCTGAAGATGGACAATTATCGTATTCCCAGAGAAAACATGCTGATGAAGTATGCCCAG GTGAAGCCTGATGGCACGTACGTGAAGCCCGTGAGTAACAAGCTGACCTACGGGACCATGGTGTTTGTCAGGTCCTTCCTCGTAGGAGAAGCCGCTCGGTCTCTATCCAAGGCCTGCACCATTGCCATCAGATACAGCGCTGTGAGGCACCAGTCTGAACTCAAGCCAGG TGAACCAGAACCACAGATTTTGGATTTTCAGACCCAGCAGTATAAACTCTTCCCACTCCTGGCTACTGCCTACGCCTTCCAGTTTGTCGGCGCGTACATGAAGGAGACCTACCATCGGATTAATGAGGACATTGGCCAAGGGGACCTGAGTGAACTGCCCGAG CTTCATGCCCTCACCGCCGGGTTGAAGGCTTTCACCTCCTGGACAACTAATGCTGCCATCGAAGCTTGTCGGATGGCTTGTGGCGGGCATGGCTATTCTCACTGCAGCGGCCTTCCAAACATTTATGTCAATTTTACCCCCACCTGCACCTTTGAGGGAGAGAACACTGTCATGATGCTGCAGACGGCTAG GTTCCTGATGAAAAGTTATGACCAGGTGCACTCAGGAAAGCTGATGTGTGGTATGGTGTCCTACTTGAATGACCTGCCCAGTCAGCGCATCCAGCCGCAGCAGGTCGCGGTCTGGCCGACTGTGGTGGACATCGACAGCCCCGACAGCCTAACGGAAGCCTATAAACTCCGCGCAGCCAG ATTAGTAGAAATTGCTGCAAAAAACCTTCAAAATGAAGTGATTCACAGAGAAAGCAAGGAGGTAGCATGGAATCTAACTTCCATTGACCTTGTTCGAGCAAGCGAG GCACATTGCCACTATGTGGTAGTTAAGCTCTTTTCAGAAAAACTCCTCAAAATCCAAGATAAGTCCATCCACACTGTCTTGAAGAATTTATGTCTCTTGTACTGCCTGTATGGAGTCAGTCAAAAGGCAGGGGACTTTCTGCAG GGAGGCATCATGACGGAGTCTCAAATTACCCAAGTAAATCAGCGCATTAAGGAGCTGCTGACTGTGATTCGCCCAGATGCTGTTGCTTTGGTTGATGCGTTTGACTTTCAGGATGTGACACTCGGCTCTGTGCTCGGCCGTTATGATGGGAACGTGTATGAAAACTTATTTGAGTGGGCCAAGAAGTCCCCACTGAACAAAGCAGAG GTCCATGAATCTTACCACAAGTATTTGAAGCCCCTGCAGTCCAAGCTCTGA